From a single Methylosinus sp. H3A genomic region:
- a CDS encoding murein L,D-transpeptidase family protein: MTSKPSRPVLLATALVLSLVEIGALVAFASRGPARRVEPTLAARSNPFGALLQNLRGAIVETAQREEPSPPDEPPPVIAAPIAPPALPPSFLAALPPIRSPEAELPIALPPGAAPLPPARPRNLVVEPSTTPLPPVTVTPPPEPVAMPALALAAAAPANELPPLTRRDDGNFRMGAAVYVRIFKKEGELELWRKQDGRYSLYRTYPICKWSGHLGPKLKSGDYQSPEGFYSVSARQLNPNSHYHRAFDVGFPNAFDRQNGRTGGALMVHGACKSVGCFAMTDKVIEEIYGMVEAALRGGQHEVPVHIFPFRMTETAFAKETQGDWTNFWSVPPEHQLWSGFWRNLKEGYDLFEQTGEPPTAYACGSRYAFGPSGGSCRRIAGW, from the coding sequence ATGACGTCGAAACCGTCGCGCCCCGTCCTGCTCGCCACGGCGCTCGTTCTGAGCCTCGTCGAGATCGGCGCGCTCGTGGCCTTTGCGTCGCGCGGTCCCGCGCGGCGTGTCGAACCGACGCTGGCGGCGCGCTCCAATCCCTTCGGCGCGCTTTTGCAAAATCTGCGCGGCGCGATCGTCGAGACCGCGCAGCGCGAGGAGCCGTCCCCGCCGGACGAGCCGCCGCCGGTGATCGCGGCGCCGATCGCCCCGCCGGCGTTGCCGCCGTCCTTTCTCGCGGCGCTGCCGCCGATCCGCTCGCCCGAGGCGGAGCTTCCCATCGCTCTCCCGCCCGGCGCGGCGCCATTGCCGCCGGCCCGGCCGCGCAATCTCGTCGTCGAGCCGTCGACGACGCCATTGCCGCCCGTCACCGTCACCCCGCCGCCGGAGCCCGTGGCCATGCCGGCGCTCGCCCTCGCGGCGGCGGCGCCGGCCAATGAGCTGCCGCCGCTCACGCGCCGCGACGACGGGAATTTTCGAATGGGCGCGGCCGTTTATGTCCGCATTTTCAAAAAGGAAGGCGAGCTCGAGCTCTGGCGGAAGCAGGACGGGCGCTATTCGCTCTATCGGACCTATCCGATCTGCAAATGGTCCGGCCATCTCGGGCCGAAGCTGAAATCGGGCGATTATCAATCACCCGAGGGATTTTACAGCGTCTCGGCGCGCCAGCTCAATCCGAACTCTCACTATCATCGCGCCTTCGACGTCGGTTTTCCCAACGCCTTCGATCGGCAGAACGGCCGCACCGGCGGCGCTCTCATGGTCCATGGCGCCTGCAAATCCGTCGGCTGCTTCGCCATGACCGATAAGGTCATAGAGGAAATCTACGGCATGGTGGAAGCGGCGCTGCGCGGTGGCCAGCACGAGGTGCCGGTCCATATCTTTCCCTTCCGCATGACGGAAACGGCCTTCGCCAAGGAGACGCAGGGAGATTGGACCAATTTCTGGTCGGTTCCGCCGGAACATCAGCTTTGGAGCGGCTTCTGGCGGAATTTGAAGGAAGGTTATGACCTCTTCGAGCAGACCGGCGAGCCGCCCACGGCCTATGCCTGCGGATCGCGCTACGCTTTCGGTCCCTCGGGCGGCTCCTGCCGCCGCATCGCGGGCTGGTGA
- a CDS encoding PLP-dependent aminotransferase family protein — protein MSRPFAFSLSREIDPRRGAPLYLQVVHALIHDIRSGRLAPGATLPSSRELAESLGVNRKTIVLAYDELVAQGWFTTHGTRGTFVSAELPETLPAPRKASADPRTPGFSFRATPDPAFVPAGEGLAIDDGLPDARLFSIDTLLRAYRDAGRRAARSGGLGYGDPRGAGELRRAIAEMLASHRGLVVDAENVCVTRGSQMGIFLAARILVSPGDVVLVEGLGYSAAREAFAAAGAEIVGARLDEDGVDVEDVERLCRRHCVRAIYVTPHHQFPTTVPLTPERRLRLLDLAAKFEFAIIEDDYDHEYHFERQPLLPMASYAPGRVLYVGSMSKLLLPGLRIGYVVAPAPVVRSMANAAAAVDRQGNALTELAVADLVDSGELRRHVRKARQIYAQRRDAFGELLSRSFGEAICFRVPAGGLAYWATFRDEATLDALERDAAANGLRFLPSTCFAAPPQRGRGLRLGFGSLDAGEAERVIARLRRAAISERSLSC, from the coding sequence ATGTCGCGCCCCTTCGCCTTCAGCCTGTCGCGCGAGATCGACCCGCGCCGCGGCGCCCCGCTCTATCTCCAGGTCGTCCATGCGCTGATTCACGACATAAGGAGCGGACGCCTCGCGCCCGGCGCGACGCTGCCCAGCAGCCGCGAGCTCGCCGAATCGCTCGGCGTCAATCGCAAGACCATCGTGCTGGCCTATGACGAGCTCGTCGCCCAGGGCTGGTTCACCACCCATGGGACGCGCGGCACTTTCGTCTCCGCGGAGCTTCCCGAGACGCTGCCGGCGCCGCGCAAAGCCTCCGCCGATCCTCGTACGCCGGGCTTTTCGTTCCGCGCGACGCCGGACCCCGCCTTCGTGCCGGCCGGGGAGGGGCTCGCCATAGACGATGGGCTTCCCGATGCGCGCCTCTTCTCGATCGACACTCTGCTGCGCGCCTATCGCGACGCGGGACGGCGCGCGGCGCGCTCCGGCGGGCTCGGCTATGGCGATCCGCGCGGGGCCGGCGAGCTGCGCCGCGCCATCGCCGAAATGCTGGCGTCGCATCGCGGTCTCGTCGTCGACGCCGAAAATGTCTGCGTCACGCGCGGCAGCCAGATGGGCATTTTCCTCGCCGCGCGCATCCTCGTCTCACCGGGCGATGTCGTGCTCGTCGAGGGGCTCGGCTATTCGGCTGCGCGCGAAGCCTTCGCCGCCGCCGGCGCCGAAATTGTCGGCGCCCGTCTCGACGAGGACGGCGTCGATGTGGAGGATGTCGAGCGATTGTGCCGACGACATTGCGTGCGCGCCATTTACGTGACGCCCCACCACCAGTTTCCGACCACTGTTCCGCTGACGCCGGAGCGGCGGCTGCGGCTGCTGGACCTCGCCGCGAAATTCGAATTCGCGATCATCGAGGACGATTACGATCATGAATATCATTTCGAGCGGCAGCCGCTGCTCCCCATGGCGAGCTATGCGCCGGGGCGGGTGCTCTATGTGGGCTCCATGTCCAAGCTGCTGCTGCCCGGGCTGCGCATCGGCTATGTCGTCGCACCCGCGCCCGTCGTGAGGTCCATGGCCAACGCCGCGGCGGCGGTGGACCGTCAGGGCAATGCGCTGACCGAGCTCGCCGTGGCCGATCTCGTCGATTCCGGCGAGCTGCGCCGTCATGTGCGCAAGGCGCGCCAGATCTATGCGCAAAGACGCGACGCTTTCGGCGAATTGCTCTCCCGCTCCTTCGGCGAGGCGATATGCTTCCGCGTCCCGGCCGGCGGTCTCGCCTATTGGGCGACGTTCCGTGACGAGGCGACGCTCGACGCGCTCGAGCGCGACGCCGCCGCCAATGGTCTGCGCTTCCTCCCCTCCACCTGCTTCGCGGCGCCGCCGCAGCGCGGGCGGGGCCTGCGCCTCGGCTTCGGCAGCCTCGACGCTGGCGAGGCCGAGCGCGTCATCGCCCGGCTGCGCCGAGCGGCCATTTCCGAGCGTTCGCTATCTTGCTGA
- the cysE gene encoding serine O-acetyltransferase, producing the protein MGATQEHGRAIVVTDAETRDALWAHILREAEDMLAREPALASLLLTFVLNRPSFEDAVARRCAARLGGAVTEDLIFDAFARALDADVAMGEAFRADVKAVVERDAACGRLIEPLLFFKGFHAIQTHRLAHWLWSNGQTDFALYLQSRSSDAFQTDIHPAARFGRGIFLDHATGLVVGATAVIEDDVSILQSVTLGGTGKESGDRHPKVRRGVMIAAGAKILGNIEIGACSRVAAGSVVLHPVPRNSTVAGVPAKVVGTAGCAEPARDMDQFLNGLSYDSFSYSI; encoded by the coding sequence ATGGGAGCGACGCAGGAGCATGGTCGCGCGATTGTCGTCACCGACGCCGAGACGCGAGACGCGCTCTGGGCCCATATCCTCCGCGAGGCCGAGGACATGCTGGCGCGCGAGCCGGCGCTGGCGAGCCTGCTGCTGACTTTCGTCCTCAACCGGCCGTCCTTCGAGGACGCTGTCGCGCGAAGATGCGCGGCGCGTCTCGGCGGCGCGGTGACGGAAGATCTGATCTTCGACGCCTTCGCCCGCGCTCTCGACGCCGATGTCGCGATGGGCGAGGCGTTTCGGGCGGACGTCAAAGCCGTCGTCGAGCGCGACGCCGCCTGCGGCCGATTGATCGAGCCTCTGCTCTTCTTCAAAGGCTTTCACGCCATTCAGACGCATCGGCTGGCGCATTGGCTGTGGAGCAATGGCCAGACGGATTTCGCCCTCTATCTGCAGAGCCGCTCGTCCGACGCTTTCCAGACCGATATTCATCCGGCGGCCCGCTTCGGCCGCGGCATATTCCTCGATCATGCGACCGGGCTCGTCGTCGGCGCGACGGCGGTCATAGAGGACGACGTCTCCATTCTGCAGAGCGTGACGCTCGGCGGAACCGGCAAGGAGAGCGGCGACCGCCATCCCAAGGTCAGGCGCGGCGTGATGATCGCCGCCGGCGCGAAGATTCTCGGCAATATAGAGATCGGCGCCTGCTCGCGCGTCGCAGCAGGCTCGGTCGTTCTGCATCCGGTGCCGCGCAACTCCACCGTCGCGGGCGTCCCCGCCAAAGTCGTCGGAACCGCCGGCTGCGCCGAGCCTGCGCGCGACATGGATCAGTTCCTGAACGGCCTGTCCTACGATTCTTTCAGCTATTCCATCTGA
- the polA gene encoding DNA polymerase I: protein MTLTHQPVGPGSHVFLVDGSSFVFRAYFQSIRQDAKYNYRTDRLPTGAVRLFCAKLFQFIREGAADVTPTHLAIIFDKSENSFRKEIYPDYKAHRQDPPADLVPQFPLMRAAVRAFGLLPIEQDVYEADDLIATYAKQARARGADVLIVSADKDLMQLIDDKVSMYDPASGAREERRIGVAEVVDYFGVPPTRVVDVQALAGDSTDNVPGAKGIGVKTAAQLINEYGDLDTLLARAGEIKQPKRREVLTDAASVALIRMSEKLVKLVDDAPLEIPLDDLGLHQPDGKTLVSFFQAMEFTQLTRRAAETYGVEAGEIEPDPAFVGPAGWRGRNGEVVEASAEPAPTPTAPPAPAAPAGDKGGFTPQALAEARREQGVATKIDRSLYETVTTLERLDAWIAEAFAAGVVAMDTETTSLDPMSCDLVGASLATAPGRACYIPLQHVSPNGADLLGGEPAPAQIPLADAIARLKPLLEARGVLKIAHNMKYDLLVLARYGIDVAPIEDTMLISYVLDAGRNNHGLDELSKKHLGHECIPFSAVAGSGRTFIGFARVPLDKATEYAAEDSDVALRLWRVLKPRLAAEHMASAYATLERPMVGVLAAMERRGVAIDRNILSRLSGEFAQDMARLEAEIYELAGETFNLGSPKQLGDILFGRMGLPGAKKTATGAWSTSASVLDELAESGNTFAARILDWRQLSKLKSTYTDALPSFVNKETHRVHTSYALAATTTGRLSSSDPNLQNIPVRNEAGRKIRKAFVAEPGNALISADYSQIELRLLAHIADIPQLRQAFAEGIDIHAMTASEMFGVPVQGMPSDVRRRAKAINFGIIYGISAFGLANQLSIPREEAAAYIKRYFERFPGIRGYMDATKKTVRETGVVTTIFGRKCHFPRIASSNASERAFFERAAINAPIQGAAADIIRRAMARMDEALAHAKLNARMLLQVHDELVFEAPQEETEATIALVKRVMEEAPHPAVTLSVPLQVEARAAQNWDEAH, encoded by the coding sequence ATGACTCTCACACATCAGCCCGTCGGTCCCGGCAGCCACGTTTTTCTCGTCGACGGATCGTCCTTCGTCTTTCGCGCTTATTTCCAGTCCATCAGGCAGGACGCGAAATATAATTATCGCACCGACCGGCTGCCGACCGGCGCTGTGCGGCTCTTCTGCGCCAAGCTGTTCCAATTCATCCGCGAGGGCGCGGCGGACGTCACGCCGACGCATCTCGCCATCATCTTCGACAAGTCGGAGAATTCCTTCCGCAAGGAAATCTACCCAGACTATAAGGCGCATCGTCAGGATCCGCCCGCCGATCTCGTCCCGCAATTTCCCCTGATGCGCGCCGCCGTGCGCGCCTTCGGCCTCTTGCCGATCGAGCAGGATGTCTATGAGGCGGACGATCTCATCGCGACATACGCCAAACAAGCGCGCGCGCGCGGCGCCGATGTGCTGATCGTCTCCGCCGACAAGGATCTGATGCAGCTCATCGACGACAAAGTGTCGATGTATGATCCCGCCTCCGGCGCGCGCGAGGAGCGGCGCATCGGCGTTGCGGAAGTGGTCGATTATTTCGGCGTGCCGCCTACGAGGGTCGTCGATGTGCAGGCGCTCGCCGGCGATTCGACCGATAATGTGCCGGGCGCCAAGGGCATCGGCGTGAAGACCGCCGCGCAGCTCATCAATGAGTACGGCGATCTCGACACGCTGCTGGCGCGCGCCGGCGAGATCAAGCAGCCCAAGCGCCGTGAGGTTCTGACCGATGCTGCGAGCGTCGCGCTGATCCGCATGTCGGAAAAGCTCGTGAAGCTCGTCGACGACGCGCCGCTCGAGATTCCGCTGGACGATCTCGGCCTGCATCAGCCGGACGGCAAGACGCTCGTCTCCTTCTTTCAGGCGATGGAGTTCACACAGCTCACGCGCCGCGCGGCGGAGACCTATGGCGTCGAGGCCGGTGAGATCGAGCCGGACCCGGCCTTCGTCGGACCGGCCGGCTGGCGCGGCCGCAATGGCGAGGTCGTCGAGGCCTCGGCCGAGCCCGCGCCTACGCCCACGGCGCCGCCCGCGCCCGCCGCGCCTGCGGGAGACAAAGGCGGCTTCACGCCGCAAGCGCTCGCCGAGGCGCGGCGCGAGCAAGGCGTGGCGACGAAGATCGACCGCTCTCTCTATGAGACGGTGACGACGCTGGAGCGTCTCGACGCCTGGATCGCGGAAGCTTTCGCCGCTGGCGTCGTCGCCATGGATACGGAGACGACCTCGCTCGATCCGATGTCCTGCGATCTCGTCGGCGCTTCGCTGGCGACCGCGCCGGGACGCGCCTGCTATATTCCGCTGCAGCATGTCTCGCCGAACGGCGCGGATCTGCTCGGCGGCGAGCCGGCGCCCGCGCAAATTCCGCTCGCAGACGCGATCGCGCGCTTGAAGCCGCTGCTCGAGGCGCGCGGCGTGCTGAAGATCGCGCATAATATGAAATACGACCTCCTCGTTCTGGCGCGCTACGGCATAGATGTCGCGCCGATCGAGGATACGATGCTGATCTCCTATGTGCTCGACGCCGGCCGCAATAATCACGGCCTCGACGAGCTTTCGAAGAAGCATCTCGGCCATGAGTGCATCCCCTTCTCGGCGGTGGCCGGCTCGGGCCGCACCTTCATCGGCTTCGCGCGCGTGCCTTTGGACAAGGCGACAGAATATGCGGCGGAGGATTCGGATGTGGCGCTGCGCCTGTGGCGCGTGCTGAAGCCGCGCCTCGCCGCCGAACATATGGCGAGCGCCTATGCGACGCTCGAGCGGCCCATGGTCGGCGTGCTCGCGGCGATGGAGCGGCGCGGCGTCGCTATCGACCGCAATATTCTCTCGCGCCTCTCCGGCGAATTCGCGCAAGATATGGCGCGGCTGGAAGCCGAGATCTACGAGCTCGCGGGCGAGACGTTCAATCTCGGCTCGCCCAAGCAATTGGGCGATATTCTCTTCGGCAGAATGGGCCTGCCCGGCGCCAAGAAGACCGCGACCGGCGCCTGGTCGACCTCGGCCAGCGTGCTCGACGAGCTCGCCGAGAGCGGCAACACATTCGCCGCGCGGATTTTGGATTGGCGCCAGCTCTCCAAGCTCAAATCCACTTACACCGATGCGCTGCCGAGCTTCGTGAACAAGGAGACGCATCGCGTCCACACCTCTTACGCGCTCGCCGCGACGACGACGGGGCGGCTCTCCTCCTCCGATCCCAATCTACAGAACATTCCCGTGCGCAACGAGGCCGGCCGCAAGATTCGCAAGGCCTTCGTCGCCGAGCCCGGTAATGCGCTCATCTCGGCCGATTATTCGCAGATCGAATTGCGGCTGCTCGCGCATATCGCCGACATTCCGCAATTGCGGCAGGCCTTCGCCGAGGGAATAGACATTCACGCGATGACGGCGAGCGAAATGTTCGGCGTGCCGGTGCAGGGCATGCCTTCGGATGTGCGCCGCCGCGCCAAGGCGATCAATTTCGGCATCATCTACGGCATTTCCGCCTTTGGCCTCGCCAATCAGCTCTCCATTCCGCGCGAGGAGGCGGCCGCCTATATCAAGCGCTATTTCGAGCGTTTCCCCGGCATTCGCGGCTATATGGACGCGACCAAGAAAACCGTGCGCGAAACCGGCGTCGTCACCACCATATTCGGCCGCAAGTGCCATTTTCCGCGCATCGCCTCGTCGAACGCGTCGGAACGCGCTTTCTTCGAGCGCGCGGCGATCAACGCGCCGATTCAGGGAGCGGCCGCCGACATCATCCGCCGCGCCATGGCGCGCATGGACGAAGCGTTGGCCCATGCGAAGCTCAATGCGCGCATGCTGCTGCAAGTGCATGACGAATTGGTGTTCGAGGCGCCGCAGGAGGAGACCGAGGCGACGATCGCGCTGGTCAAGCGTGTGATGGAGGAGGCGCCGCATCCGGCGGTGACGCTCTCCGTGCCGCTGCAAGTGGAGGCGCGCGCCGCGCAGAATTGGGACGAGGCGCATTGA